GATCCTCCGTGACAACGGGTTCGACGTCGTCGGCGAGGCAGGGGATGGCGAGACCGCCGTCGCCCTCGCCACCGAGCTGCGTCCCGACCTCGTCATCATGGACGTCAAGATGCCCCAGCTCGACGGCATCAGCGCCGCCGAGAAGCTCAGCAAGAACCACATCGCGCCCGTCGTCCTCCTCACGGCCTTCAGCCAGAAGGAGCTCGTCGAGCGCGCGAGCGAGGCCGGTGCCCTCGCCTATGTCGTCAAGCCGTTCACGCCGAACGACCTCCTGCCCGCGATCGAGATCGCCCTGGCCCGCTACGACCAGATCATCACGCTCGAGGCCGAGGTCGCCGACATGGTCGAGCGCTTCGAGACCCGCAAGCTGGTCGACCGCGCCAAGGGCCTCCTCAACGAGAAGATGGGCCTGAGCGAGCCCGAGGCGTTCCGCTGGATCCAGAAGGCCTCGATGGACCGTCGCCTCACGATGCAGGACGTCGCGAAGGCGATCATCGAGCAGCTCGCGCCCAAGAAGGGCTGAGCCCCAAAGACTTCGACGGATGCCGCGGCCCTCGGGTCGCGGCATCCGTCTTCCTATTCCGGTAGATCGCGGATCATGTTGGTGATGCGGACCGTCGAGCACCGCCGGCCCTGATCGTCGGTCACGGCGATCTCGTGGACCGTGAGGCTCCGGCCGAGGTGGATCGGCGTGCACACGCCCGTGACGCGGCCCGAGGTCGCGGAGCGCGTGTGCGTCGCGTTGATGTCGATGCCCACCGCGAGCCGGCCGGCACCGGCGTGGAGATTCGCGTGCATCGAGCCGAGCGACTCGCCGAGCACGACGTATGCGCCGCCGTGCATGAGGCCGACGGGCTGCGTGTTGCCCTCGACGGGCATCGTCGCCACGGCGCGCTCGGGGGTGAACTCGACCCACTCGAAGCCCATCTTCTCGGCAAGGGCGCCGACGCCCCGGGCACGTGCCCAGTCGAGTCGATCCTCGGTCGCGGGGGAGGCGTCGGACATCGTTCTCCTGTGCTGCGGACGCCCGCGCAGGACGGCGATCGAGCGCCTCCTCGCGGGGACGGGGGTGTCGGGTGCCCTGACTAGGCTTGCAGGGTGACGGACTCCGCAAAGCCTACCCTCCTCGTCGTGGACGGCCATTCGCTCGCATATCGGGCGTTCTACGCCCTGCCGGTCGAGAACTTCTCGACCAAGGACGGCCAGCACACGAACGGCATCTACGGGTTCCTCTCGATGCTCATCAATCTCATCAAGGCCGAGAAGCCGACCCACATGGCGGTCGCGTTCGACACGTCGCGGCAGTCCTTCCGCACGCGGGAGTACACCGAGTACAAGGCCAACCGCTCCGAGACGCCGTCCGAGTTCAAGGGGCAGATCCCGCTCCTGCAGGACTGCCTCGCCGCGATGAGCATCCAGGTGCTCCAGCAGGAGGACATCGAGGCCGACGACATCCTCGCGACGCTCGCGACCCAGGGCTCCGACGCGGGGTTCGACGTCCTCGTCTGCTCGGGGGACCGCGACACGATCCAGCTCGTCAACGAGCGGGTGACGCTGCTGTACCCGAATGTGCAGGGCGTGTCGCAGCTCAAGCGCTACGACCGGCAGGCCGTCATCGACCGCTACGGCGTCCCACCCGAGCAGTACCCCGACATCGCCGCGCTCGTGGGTGAGACGAGCGACAACCTGCCGGGTGTGCCGAAGGTCGGCGAGAAGACCGCGGTGAAGTGGCTGACCCAGTTCGGGTCGCTCGACGGTCTGCTCGAGAACGCCGACAAGGTCACCGGCGTCGTGGGCAACAACTTGCGCGAGCACCTCGACGACGTGCGCCGGAACCGCTCGCTCAACCGTCTGCTCACCGACGTCGAGCTGCCCCTGGGCCCCGGCGACCTCGAGGTGCAGCCGATGGACGCCCAGGCGGTGCGCGACATCTTCGCGCGCCTCGAGTTCAAGACGCTCATCCCGCGCGTCGCCGAGCTCGCGGGCATCGAGCAGCAGATGGCCGCCGTCACGTCGGCCGCGGCGGTTCCCATGCCCGTGCCGCTCACGCCGTCCGCCGCCGAGCTGCGGGCGTGGCTCGACGCGGCCGAGGGCGAGGTCGGCGTGACCTTCGTCGTCGAGGGCGGCCTGCCCCGCCGGGTGGGCTTCGCGACGATGGATGCCGCGGCCGAGGCCGAGTGGACGGCCGATGTCGCAGCCGCCGTGGCGCCGTGGCTCGCCTCCGACGCCCCCAAGATCTTCAGCGACGCCAAGCCGCAGGTGAAGGCCCTGCACCGGGCGGGCGTGCGGCTCGGGGGCCTGACATTCGACACGGTCCTCGCTGGATGGCTCCTCCGGCCGAGCTTCCCCGACAAGACGCTCGCCGACCTCGTCGACCGCTACCTCGACGAGAAGCTGCCCGAGTCCGACCCGGCGCAGCTCGTCCCCGAGACCGAGGGTGCGACGCCCGGGCAGGTGTCGTGGTTCACGCTCCGGGTCGCCGAAGCGCTGCGCGGCGAGCTCGCCGAGTCCGTGGCATCCGTCCTCACCGACATCGAGCTGCCGACGCTGCAGACCCTCGCCGACATGGAGCTGGCGGGCGTCACCGTGTCGCACGACAAACTGTCGACGTTCTCGGGCGAGCTCGGCGACCGTGCCGATGCGATCGCACAGGAGGCGTACGCCGCAATCGGCCGCGAGGTGAATCTCGGCTCGCCGAAGCAGCTGCAGGAGGTGCTGTTCGACGAGCTGCAGCTCCCCAAGACCCGAAAGACGAAGACCGGCTACTCGACGGATGCCGCGGTCCTCGCCGACCTTCAGGAGACCAACCCGCATCCGTTCCTCGACCTGCTGCTCCAGCACCGCGAGGCGACGAAGCTCCGGCAGATCATCGAGTCGCTCGACGTCGCGATCGCCGGCGACGGGCGCGTCCGCACGACCTACCTGCAGACCGGGAGCCAGACGGGGCGCCTGTCGAGCACCGACCCGAACCTGCAGAACATCCCCGTCCGCACGGACGAGAGCCGCCGCATCCGGTCCGCCTTCGAGGTGGGCGAGGGCTACGAGACGCTCCTCACCGCCGACTACTCGCAGATCGAGATGCGCATCATGGCGCATCTGTCCGAAGACCCCGGACTGATCGAGGCGTTCAACTCGGGGGAGGACCTGCACCGCTTCGTCGGCGCGAGGGTGTTCGCCGTCGCCCCGGAAGAGGTCACGCCGGCGATGCGCACGAAGGTCAAGGCGATGTCGTACGGGCTCGTCTACGGCCTGTCGGCGTTCGGACTCTCCAAGCAGCTGCGCATCGAGCAGTCCGAGGCCAAGCAGCTCATGATGGAGTACTTCGCGCGCTTCGGCGCCGTCCGCGACTACCTCCGGTCATCCGTCGAGCGCGCGCGGATCGACGGCTACACCGAGACGATCTTCGGTCGCCGTCGGCCCTTCCCCGATCTCGCCAGCCCCAACCGCGTGCTGCGCGAGAACGCCGAACGCGCGGCGTTGAACGCTCCGATCCAGGGAAGCGCGGCCGACATCATGAAGATCGCGCTCTTCCACATCCATGACGACTTCGCCGCCGAGGGCCTGCGTTCCCGCGTCCTCATGCAGATCCATGACGAACTTGTGGTCGAGGTCGCCGAGGGGGAGTGGGATGCGGCCGAGCGCGTCGTGCGCGACCGGATGGGCGACGCCGCGAAACTGTCGGTGCCCCTCGACGTGCAGATCGGCCGGGGAGCCGACTGGAACGAAGCGGCGCACTGAGCCACGGCGGAGTCGGATCGCCCCGCTTCTCGGAAGCACCGGGGAGGAGGAGTCGTCCGAGATCTGCGGCGCTGAGACGGCGTCTGAGATTGGCTGGGACGCCGTGCCGTTTATAGGCTCGACGCATGACAGATGCACCCCGGACTCCCACGTCGATCGACAAGATCGCCGACGCGTGGGTCGACACGCTCGCAGAGCTCGATCCGTCGCTCGCCACGTACATCGGCCGCACGGAGTACAACGACCGCTTCGCCGACTACACGCCGGAGGGTACGGCGCGCCTCATCGACGAGGGTCGGTCGACCCTTGCCGCCTTCGAGGCGGCGACCCCCGTGGACGCGGTTGATGAGGTGACGAAGGAGGACGTCTCGCGCGAGATCCGCCTTGCGATCCAGCTTCACGAGGCGAAGTGGAACCTGCGCGACCTCAACGTCATCGCCTCTCCCGCGCAGGAGATCCGATCGGTCTTCGACCTCATGCCCACCGACACGGTCGACGACTGGTCCGTTGTCGCGACGCGTCTGAAGGCGCTCCCCGCCGCGGTGGAGGGCTACATCACGACCCTCCGCGCGGGTGTCGATCAGGGAGTCGTCCCCGCCCGACGTCAGGTCGAGGAGGTCGTGACGCAGATCGCCCGCTACACGAACGAGTCGGGCTTCTTCGCGACGTTCGCCGGCGACGCCGCACCGAGTGAGGGGCAGCTTCCCGCCTCGCTCGCGCGCGACCTCGCCGACAACGCCAACGCCGCGCGCGTCGCCTACGACGAGCTCGCCACGTTCCTGTCGAGCGAGCTCGCACCCGCCGCGACGGAGAAGGACGGCGTCGGCCGCGAGATCTACGGCCTCATGTCGCGCCGCTTCCTGGGTGCAACGATCGACCTCGACGAGACATACGAGTGGGGCATCGAGGAGCTCGCGCGCATGGTCGCCGAGCAGGAGTCGATCGCGAACGAGATCAAGGCCGGCGCGAGCGTCGAGGAGGCCGTCGCCTTCCTCGAACAGGACCCGTCCCGCAAGCTCCACGGCACCGAGGCGCTGCAGCGCTGGATGCAGGAGACGAGCGACCGGGCCGTCGCCGAGCTCGGCAAGACGCACTTCGACATCCCGGAGCCGATCCGCAAGCTCGAGTGCATGATCGCGCCGACGAAGGAAGGCGGGATCTACTACACCGGGCCGACCGACGACTTCTCACGCCCGGGCCGCATGTGGTGGTCCGTCCCGGAGGGCGTCGAGGACTTCGACACGTGGCGTGAACTCACCACCGTGTACCACGAGGGCGTTCCGGGCCACCACCTGCAGATCGCGCAGGCCGTCTACAACCGCGCGGAGCTCAACTCGTACCGCCGTCTCCTCGGCGGAACGTCGGGTCACGCCGAGGGCTGGGCGCTCTACGCCGAGCGCCTCATGGAGCAGCTGGGCTATCTCTCCGACCCGGCCGACCGCCTCGGCATGCTCGACGGACAGCGCATGCGGGCCGCCCGCGTCGTGCTCGACATCGGCGTGCACCTCGGCAAGCCCCGCCTCGACGGTCAGGGCGAGTGGGATGCCGACTATGCGCTGGACTTCATGCGCCACAACGTCAACATGTCGGACGAGTTCGTCCAGTTCGAGGTCAACCGCTACCTCGGCTGGCCCGGGCAGGCTCCGTCGTACAAGGTCGGTCAGCGCATCTGGGAGCAGCTGCGCGACGAGGTCGCCGAACGCGAGGGCGACGACTTCTCGATCAAGGCGTTCCATAAGCGCGCGCTGA
This genomic interval from Microbacterium sp. 4R-513 contains the following:
- the polA gene encoding DNA polymerase I; amino-acid sequence: MTDSAKPTLLVVDGHSLAYRAFYALPVENFSTKDGQHTNGIYGFLSMLINLIKAEKPTHMAVAFDTSRQSFRTREYTEYKANRSETPSEFKGQIPLLQDCLAAMSIQVLQQEDIEADDILATLATQGSDAGFDVLVCSGDRDTIQLVNERVTLLYPNVQGVSQLKRYDRQAVIDRYGVPPEQYPDIAALVGETSDNLPGVPKVGEKTAVKWLTQFGSLDGLLENADKVTGVVGNNLREHLDDVRRNRSLNRLLTDVELPLGPGDLEVQPMDAQAVRDIFARLEFKTLIPRVAELAGIEQQMAAVTSAAAVPMPVPLTPSAAELRAWLDAAEGEVGVTFVVEGGLPRRVGFATMDAAAEAEWTADVAAAVAPWLASDAPKIFSDAKPQVKALHRAGVRLGGLTFDTVLAGWLLRPSFPDKTLADLVDRYLDEKLPESDPAQLVPETEGATPGQVSWFTLRVAEALRGELAESVASVLTDIELPTLQTLADMELAGVTVSHDKLSTFSGELGDRADAIAQEAYAAIGREVNLGSPKQLQEVLFDELQLPKTRKTKTGYSTDAAVLADLQETNPHPFLDLLLQHREATKLRQIIESLDVAIAGDGRVRTTYLQTGSQTGRLSSTDPNLQNIPVRTDESRRIRSAFEVGEGYETLLTADYSQIEMRIMAHLSEDPGLIEAFNSGEDLHRFVGARVFAVAPEEVTPAMRTKVKAMSYGLVYGLSAFGLSKQLRIEQSEAKQLMMEYFARFGAVRDYLRSSVERARIDGYTETIFGRRRPFPDLASPNRVLRENAERAALNAPIQGSAADIMKIALFHIHDDFAAEGLRSRVLMQIHDELVVEVAEGEWDAAERVVRDRMGDAAKLSVPLDVQIGRGADWNEAAH
- a CDS encoding hotdog fold thioesterase; the encoded protein is MSDASPATEDRLDWARARGVGALAEKMGFEWVEFTPERAVATMPVEGNTQPVGLMHGGAYVVLGESLGSMHANLHAGAGRLAVGIDINATHTRSATSGRVTGVCTPIHLGRSLTVHEIAVTDDQGRRCSTVRITNMIRDLPE
- a CDS encoding response regulator; the encoded protein is MTEQEQAASATAPRRVVVAEDESLIRLDIVEILRDNGFDVVGEAGDGETAVALATELRPDLVIMDVKMPQLDGISAAEKLSKNHIAPVVLLTAFSQKELVERASEAGALAYVVKPFTPNDLLPAIEIALARYDQIITLEAEVADMVERFETRKLVDRAKGLLNEKMGLSEPEAFRWIQKASMDRRLTMQDVAKAIIEQLAPKKG
- a CDS encoding DUF885 domain-containing protein — protein: MTDAPRTPTSIDKIADAWVDTLAELDPSLATYIGRTEYNDRFADYTPEGTARLIDEGRSTLAAFEAATPVDAVDEVTKEDVSREIRLAIQLHEAKWNLRDLNVIASPAQEIRSVFDLMPTDTVDDWSVVATRLKALPAAVEGYITTLRAGVDQGVVPARRQVEEVVTQIARYTNESGFFATFAGDAAPSEGQLPASLARDLADNANAARVAYDELATFLSSELAPAATEKDGVGREIYGLMSRRFLGATIDLDETYEWGIEELARMVAEQESIANEIKAGASVEEAVAFLEQDPSRKLHGTEALQRWMQETSDRAVAELGKTHFDIPEPIRKLECMIAPTKEGGIYYTGPTDDFSRPGRMWWSVPEGVEDFDTWRELTTVYHEGVPGHHLQIAQAVYNRAELNSYRRLLGGTSGHAEGWALYAERLMEQLGYLSDPADRLGMLDGQRMRAARVVLDIGVHLGKPRLDGQGEWDADYALDFMRHNVNMSDEFVQFEVNRYLGWPGQAPSYKVGQRIWEQLRDEVAEREGDDFSIKAFHKRALSIGGVGLDTLRTALIG